The following DNA comes from Ascaphus truei isolate aAscTru1 chromosome 1, aAscTru1.hap1, whole genome shotgun sequence.
tTTTCTTCTCccttgtctttctctctccccttattgccccccctctttttcatttaaatgtggggaggggagagcgggacctctataactgtcaggccccccaccctcccccccgaaAATCTAGCGCCCTTTCCCCAgcggaattaaagttaatactgtatagtacattatatttaccttcattttaaactttgccaaccgggtgAAGATGatccaatgtcagaggtgtattgtgcgtacaagctggggtcactcatgtagtctgcatcatatttatcttcattatatacCTTGCCAACCTGGTGGAGATGACCTAATGTCAGCGGTGtacagcattgtgtgtaacagccgggatcactcatgtaatcatcattatagttgacaggtgccagcTGAAGCTGGTTATCAGAGGGGGGTGGGGCAGGTAGCAAAGATTGCtgctcaccaggttttcactcaCGGTCAGCCCATCATTGCAATAGGATTGGGAAGCCAGTGTTGGTACCTGTACACTGCAGGGTTGGAAAGTACGTACtgtacgaatcttaaatggatgaaacccgacctttcttcttttgaagtcgccatgagcaaacatactggCAAAAGCTGGAAGCACCGGCTAATATCCTCTtgtatctcccagaggaggggctgtgcgaaAAATGCCATCCTCATTatttaatgtttgccttatcgaatTCTTGGTTCGGGGAAAATttgaagaattcatatttttcaattatatagtcggaaatctctgctaaagtcgccttcttacctgtcccagcattaattgcagaaaatatgagaaatgtGTAACTACATTTTGGTTTGGTATAAGTACTTGACATGATGTCCATTCACCAAGTGCAGGAATAGTACTGTAGAATAACGggacaagcattgtgtatactgtggagattttaattatgaaacgcctaaatttgataacgtcttcagcgaccaaggtcaatttacactGGATGACTGTTGAAGccactctttttatctagtttttaaacacctgcaaattgactacacacaACTCACTATTTGCCCTGTGCAAATGGATTCACTATTGCCATCTGGCGGAAACAcgcagaactgcacccaaacaaatcacaatcacaTTAATCATggaaaatcaacaacggtaaacaggCGTGTGATTAGCAGCATTTATGGAagattaacgagtgaatgccacgtggaatacagcagactttacgaaaacggCACAGAGAAAtcatcgaataatggccgctgtatCTGTAACTCCCGGACAAGAGATTTCAGCATCTCCGGAAGAAAGAGAGCGGTGGTGTCAGGAACTTCAtgtcgatttgagttccaggacatttcgggctaagtcccgatcaacctaaagactttgttttatgttctatttcacctaggaaagtctatttttttgtatcccagacccccagtaagtgtgttttcttctgtattttgtaacccacggtgtgtacgtctgtttctatggaataaatgacaatttgtttaacTATCTTGTTTTGTTCAGTGAATTAACccgataaaaaggtgtaaatacctggttcCCGTGACAGCTACTGAGTGTAATGTGGTGcgttttacctgttggctcacaggaggcctgatcctccgctgctgggagcctgaggtGTACCTGGTTTATtccagtgacagcgcctccacctgcgaagcATCCTGGCAGCACCAGATagccccttcacaggacccaatccAATGAGCACACACATGGGTAtaatataacaggtttactgaactcAGAACTAATACCCACACAGTAAGCACAACATGCAGGCCTCGCGCAGccttacacatacacagtatccCACTGTCCAACCACCTAGTCTAAATCCCGGTAAGGTTTTCCCCaacgtactgaggtgccctgggcacctaaccaccacAGTAGCCAACACAACCCAAAGTGTGTGCAGCGCTGgccacagtatgtacagtatagttgTGCACTTGTTgtagtacctgcccaggtgctccagcaccaaGGTACTGCCGAACAATaacaggatccgctgatccagcatcGTCGTCGTACGCGGCATCTGCTTCTGcttgtcccaccatgaagagagtctctttATATTGTGGTGGTGATCTGGTCTCAGACCACTCGACGCAATGAATGTGTGGCGTctccgctgagtccctcactaTATACACTAATGGGGCACCTCCAAGCTATTTGGGtccagggcctatctggggcctcaaGGGGCAAACTAGGCCTAGACTCAGAGCCACTGACTCCTGAGGCACTACCTACTTGTCCTTCTCCCAGCTCTGACTAAGCGCGCGGTCCCAGCGCGCCAAAATGTATCTCTCTGTGCAGGGGATATCTGCAGCCTATTGGCTGTTGCGTACCAGCTGGTCCTGcatccccagtggctgctgggggttgtagttcccctgcggcaTCTAACTGTAATAGACACCACTCCAGTGAataccctgcgcatgcgcacctctcCCATAATGGCCGGCGCACCTCAGGGAACTATGCGCATGCACGAAACCTCACTGTGCAAGTATACGCATAATGGCAGCGCCCTGCGAAGGAAGCCACCACGGACTTTCCTGACTGCCCACAGGCTCCTGCACCTTCTCCCGCATACCGCCACATTCGCCCCAGCTTCCGCTGCCAGCCGCCAAGTAAGGGGGCCAAGGAGGACTTAGGGGGGACCCAGACTATATATTTATGCTTCAAATCTTCATTGAGCACTTTTATTGTACATGGGTAGAATGAAGGGTTAAAACAGCCGAGCTCACTGCTGGAATGTGTTGCATTATTAGTAATGGATAAAATGGTTACATTCTTTCCCTCCGTGTTTGGTTTACAGATCATATATTTTGTTATTGACGATGTCACTCGCTATCTCTGGAAAGAAACAAACCAACAAGTAACCTGTTCTCTGATTATGTCCGTGTTCTGAAATGTTATTATCTGGGTTTCAATGCAAGGAACAAAAGGTGAAATGTCAAAACATTAAAACCCACATCTCTTTGTACATCTTAATTCCTCCTTTTTCTAATTCCTTGAAATCCCcgaccctcccccccacatagTGACATACACAGGAACATGAGTATATAATCCTGGCTCCTCTGCTTGGAGAGAACATTATCTATCCTTGAGCCTCAGAGACATTGTTACCTGTGAGACATCACCCACCAGGAACACGCAAAGATGAACACGATCGAGCTGTTTGAGGATCCAAACTTTCAGGGGACCAAGACAATCTCCCTAAGTGAGAGTACTCCTGACCTGTCAACAAAAAAATTTATGAAGAGAGCCTCATCCATGCGAGTCACTGGGGACCCCTGGATAGTCTTCACAGAGATAAACTATGGAGGAGACTTTGAGATGTATGAGGAAGGAGAGCATGCCGTTATCCCTGAATTCAATAACAAAATCGCCTCTGTGAAGGTCGTCAAAGGTGGTCTGTCTACCCACAAGATCAATCTGTATGTGGACAAGGACTATAAGGGTGCCGTGACCACCCTGCTGGACACACAGCCCAAAATATCATGGTCAGGCATGGATAACAAGATCTCATCTCACAAAGTGGAGTCAGGAGCCTGGATCCTGTATGACAAGGAATATTTCCAAGGAAATATGATGGCTGCCGTGGCTGGAGATAGCGTACCAAACTACGCTACTATTCAATGGGATGACAAGTTGAAATCTCTGAAGCACTTCACGTCATAATAAAGTTATGTCCCAGTGCATGAGCAGCCAACACAGAGCCTCCAGATCCctgcacactcctctctctgctcccagggaatggcagggaaagcaccgagcacaccgccagcctgtcctgcctgatccctgcacaCTCTGCTCCCAGGGAAAGCACTGAGCACACCGCCAGCctgtcctgcctgatccctgcacgCTGCTCCCAGGGAATGGCAGGGAAAGCACCGAGCACACCGCCAGCctgtcctgcctgatccctgcacaCTCTGCTTCCAGGAACTGGCAGGGAAAGCACCGAGCACACCGCCAGCctgtcctgcctgatccctgcacactgctcccagggaatggcagggaaagcaccgagcacaccgccagcctgtcctgtctgatccctgcacactctgctcccagggaaagcaccgagcacaccgccagcctgtcctgcctgatccctgcacgCTGCTCCCAGAGAATGGCAGGGAAAGCACCGAGCACACCGCCAGCctgtcctgcctgatccctgcacaCGCTGCTCCCAGGGAATGGCAGGGAAAGCACCGAGCTCACCCCCAGCctgtcctgcctgatccctgcacactctgctcccagggaaagcaccgagcacaccgccagcctgtcctgcctgatccctgcacaCTCTGCTCCCAGGGACTGGCAGGGAAAGCACCGAGCTCACCGCCAGCCTGTCCTCCTGATCCCTGCACGCTGCTCCCAGGGAATGGCAGGGAAAGCACCGAGCACACCGCCAGCctgtcctgcctgatccctgcacaCTCTGCTCCCAGGGACTGGCAGGGAAAGCACCGAGCACACCGCCAGCctgtcctgcctgatccctgcacgCTGCTCCCAGGGAATGGCAGGGAAAGCACCGAGCACACCGCCAGCctgtcctgcctgatccctgcacactctgctcccagggaatggcagggaaagcaccgagcacaccgccagcctgtcctgcctgatccctgcacactctgctcccagggaatggcagggaaagcaccgagcacaccgccagcctgtcctgcctgatccctgcacgCTGCTCCCAGGGACTGGCAGGGAAAGCACCGAGCTCACCGCCAGCCTGTCCTCCTGATCCCTGCACGCTGCTCCCAGGGAATGGCAGGGAAAGCACCGAGCACACCGCCAGCctgtcctgcctgatccctgcacgCTGCTCCCAGGGAATGGCAGGGAAAGCACCGAGCACACCGCCAGCctgtcctgcctgatccctgcacactctgctcccagggaatggcagggaaagcaccgagcacaccgccagcctgtcctgcctgatccctgcacactctgctcccagggaatggcagggaaagcaccgagcacaccgccagcctgtcctgcctgatccctgcacgCTGCTCCCAGGGACTGGCAGGGAAAGCACCGAGC
Coding sequences within:
- the LOC142469781 gene encoding epidermal differentiation-specific protein-like, producing the protein MNTIELFEDPNFQGTKTISLSESTPDLSTKKFMKRASSMRVTGDPWIVFTEINYGGDFEMYEEGEHAVIPEFNNKIASVKVVKGGLSTHKINLYVDKDYKGAVTTLLDTQPKISWSGMDNKISSHKVESGAWILYDKEYFQGNMMAAVAGDSVPNYATIQWDDKLKSLKHFTS